The Streptomyces rimosus genomic interval TCGGTGCTGCTCACGCTGCCCGCGGACGTGGACGAGCGGGCGCTGTCGAAGGCGTTCCGGCATGTCGTACGGCGGCACGACGCGCTGCGCACCCGCTTCACGGCGGTGGACGGCCGGCTGGTCCAGCAGGGCCCCGGCCAGGACGCCCCGGAGCCGGACATCGAGCGGATCACGCTGGGCGAGGCCGCGCCCGAGGAACGCGAAGCGGTCCTGCGACAGCTGTCCGAGGCGGCGCAGGCCGGCCTCGCCCCCGAGCGGGGCGAGCTGCTGCGCTGCCTGCTGTTCGACCGCGACGCCCAGGACCGGCCGCGGCTCCTGCTGACCGTGCACCACCTCGCGGTGGACGGCGTCTCGTGGCGCATCCTGCTGGACGACCTGGAGAACGCGTACCGGCAGGCGGTGAGCGGCGCGGCGATCGACCTCGGGGGCGCGTCCACGCCGTACCTCACATGGGCGCGGAGGCTGACGGAGCACGCCGAACAGGGCGGTTTCCAGGCGGAGTTCGACTACTGGGCGGAGGTCGCGGCCGTCACCACGGCGGGCCTTCCCAGCGACCGCACCGGCCGCAACACCTTCGGGCTCACCCGTGAGGTGCGCGCGGGGCTGGACGAGCGGCGTACCCAACAGCTGCTCCAGGACGTGCCCAAGGTCTACCGCACCCAGGTCAACGACATCCTGCTCACCGCGCTCGGCCGCGCCCTGTCCCGGCACACCGGGCAGGACCGCACCCTCATCACCCTGGAGGGGCACGGCCGCGAGGAGATCCTGCCGGGCACCGACATCTCCCGCACCGTCGGCTGGTTCACCTCCCTCTTCCCGCTCGTCCTGGAATCCCCGGCGGACCGGCCGTGGCGCGACCTGGTACTGGGCACCAAGGAGCGGCTGCGGGCCGTACCGCACCGCGGCTTCGGTTACGGGCCGCTCCGCCACCTCGCCGCGGACCCCGCGCAGCGCGAGGCCCTGGCCGCCGGGCCGCGGCCGCAGGTCAGCTTCAACTACCTCGGCCAGTGGTCGGACGGCACCGTCGGCAGCGCGCTCTACCGCGAGCAGGTCTTCGACTACGGGCAGGAGCACAGCCCGGAGGAGGAGCGCCCGCATCTGATCGACATCACCGGCGAAGTGCGCGGCGGGCGGCTGACGTTCACCGTGTACTACTCGTCCGAGCGCCACGCGCGGGCGACCGCCCAGGCGCTGGCCGACGGGCTGGCCGCCGCGCTGGACGAGCTGGTCGAGCACTGCCTGCGCCCCGGTGCGGGCGGCGCGGTGCCCGGTGACTTCCCGCTCGTACGGCTCGACCAGGCCGCCGTGGACGCGCTGGTGCCGCCGGGCTCGGCCGTCGAGGACATCTACCCGCTGACGCCGATGCAGTCCGGCATGCTCTACCACGCCCTCAACCAGCCCACCGGCGGCGCCTACTTCGACCAGGTCAGCTTTCTGCTGGAAGGCGTGGACGACATCCGGGCGCTCGGCGCGGCCTGGCAGCACGCGGTGGACCGCAACCCGGCGCTGCGCACGCGGCTACGGTGGGAGGGCGTCCCGCAGCCCGTGCAGATCGTCGACCGCGAAGCGACCCTGGAGGTCCGCTACCTGGACTGGACGGACACCGACGCGGCCGGGCGGAAGCGGCGGCTGGAGGAGCTGACGGACGCCGAGCAGCGGGCCGGCATCGACCTGACCCGGGCGCCGCTGATGCGGGTGGTGCTCGCACGGGAACGGGCGGGCGCGGTGCGGGTCGTGTGGAGCTTCCACCATGTCGTTCTCGACGGCTGGAGCACGTCCCACCTGTTCGGTGATGTGTTCGCCCGCTACCGCGCGCTGGCCGACGGCGGCACCGCCCCGGCGGCCCCGGAGCAGCGGCGCCCGCCCTTCCGGGACTACGTGGCGTGGCTCGGGCAGCAGGACCCCGCGGCGGCCGAGAAGCACTGGCGCGCGGCGCTGGCGGGCCTGTACGCGCCGACTCCGCTCCCGTACGGGCAGAGTCTGCCGCCCGGCTACCAGTCGGAGTCCTCGGCCCAGGTCCGGGTCGAGCTGACCCGCGCCGAGACCGAGGCGCTGACCGCGACGGTCCGCGCCGAGCGGCTGACCCTGAACACCGCCGTGCAGGGCGCCTGGGCGATGCTGCTCGCGCGCCACGCGGGCACCGAGGACGTGTGCTTCGGATCCACCGTCGCCGGCCGCCCCACGGGCCTGGCGGGCTCCGACGCGGTGGTCGGCAACTTCCTCAACACGCTGCCGGTGCGTACCCGGGTCACCGCCTCCGACCGGCTGGCCGACTGGCTGCGCGGCCTCCAGGAAGCACAGGTCGCGGCGCGCGACTTCGAGTACGCCGCGCTCGGCCAGATCCAGGGCTGGAGCGATGTGCCGCGCGCCACCGCGCTGTTCCACACCGTGGTGGTCTTCGAGAACTACCCGGGCAACGACACGGCCGCCGAGCGCAACGGCCTGTGGCTGCGCGAGCTGTCCGCGGTGGACACCACCAGCTTCCCGCTGGACCTGACCGCCTTCACCGACGACGGTGAACTCGTCGTCCAGCTCTCCTACGACCCCGCGCTCTACGGACAGGCCCAGGCGGAGAGCCTGGCCGACCAGCTGCTCACCCTGCTGAACGGCCTCGCCGCCGACCCCGGACAGCAGGTGGGCGACGTGCCGATGCTGTCGCTGGGCGAGCGGGACCGCGTCGTCCACGAGTGGAACCGCGTCACGGTGCCGTGGCAGGAACTGTGCCTGCACGAGCTGGTCGCCGAGCACGCCCGGCGCACACCGGACGCCGACGCGGTCGTCTTCGAGGGCCAGGTGATCGGCTACGCCGCGCTGGAGGCGCGCGCCAACCAGCTGGCCCACCACCTGATGGACCGCGGCGTCGGCCCCGAGACCGTGGTCGGCATCTGTGTGGAGCGCGGCCCGGACATGGTCACCGCGGCCCTCGCCGTCCTCAAGGCGGGCGGTGCCTTCCTGCCGCTGGACCCCGGGCACCCCGCCGAGCGGCACCGCCAGGTGCTGCGGGACAGCGCCGCCGCCCTGCTGCTCACGCAGAACGCCGTGGCGGACCGGCTGCCGCTGTGCGACGCGACGGTGCTGCGCCTGGACGGCGAGTGGGACGCCATCGGGCAGTGGCCCACCCACGCGCCGGCCGTCGAGGTCGCGCCGGACAGCCTCGCGTACGTCATCTACACCTCGGGCTCCACCGGACGCCCCAAGGGCGTCATGGTCGAACACCGCAGCCTGAGCCAGGCAGTGGCCGCCTGGGGCCGGGTCTACGGCGTCGAGGACCGCCCGGCGCGTCAGCTCAACCTCGCGAGCATGGCCTTCGACGTGTTCGTGTCCGACCTGGGGCACGCGCTCGCCCACGGCGGGACGCTGGTGATCTCCCCCTCGGCGGTCACCACCGACCCGCCCCGGCTGTTCGAGCTGATGGAGCGGGCCGGGATCACCCACCTGGAGACCGTGCCGTCGTTGATCGGCGCACTGCTGGAGGAGGCCGAGCGGACCGGCCGCGCCTTCCCGCCGCTGCGCTGCCTCGTCGTCGGCTCGGACAACTGGCGTACGGAGGACTGCCGCCGGCTGCTGGACCGGGTCTCCCCCGGCACCACCGTGCTCAACAGCTACGGCGTGACCGAGGCGACCGTCGAGTCCTCGGTCTTCCGCGCGGAGCGGGAGACGCTGCCCGCCACCGCCTCGGTGCCGATCGGCCGGCCGATCCCCGGCGCCCGGATGTACGTCCTGGACGCCGGTCTGCGGCCGGTGCCCGCCGGGGTCGTCGGCGAGCTGTTCATCGGCGGGCCCGGAGTGGCCAGGGGCTACCTGAACCGCCCCGACCTGACCGAGGAGCGCTTCCTGCGCGACCCGTTCGCGCTGGATGCCGAGAGCGCCCGGCTCTACCGGACCGGCGACCGGGCCCGGTTCCTGCCCGGCGGGGACATCGAGTTCCTCGGCCGGTCCGACGACCAGGTCAAGATCCGCGGCTTCCGGGTCGAGCTGGCCGAGATCGAGAGCGCCGTCCAGCGCTTCCCGGGTATCGCCGACGCCGCGGCCGCGATACGCGCGGAGGCCGGCGGCAGCGGGCTGACCTGCTACGTGGTCCCCGTAGCCGGGGCCGAACCCGACCTGGCATCGCTCCGCGAGCAGTTGGGCGGCCTGCTGCCCCGGCACATGGTGCCGCAGGTGTTCGTCCCGCTGGAGCGGCTGCCGCTGAACGCCAACGGCAAGGTGGACCGCCGCGCCCTGCCCGCCCCGCCCGCACCCGCCGAACGCCCCGCCGCGCGCACCGCGCCCCGTACCCCCGCGGAGGAAACCCTCGCCGCGGTGTGGGCCGAGGTGTTCCGGGTGCCGGCGGTGGGCGTCGAGGACAACTTCTTCGACCTGGGCGGCGATTCGATCCTCAGCATCCAGGTCGTCTCCCGGGCCCGCGAGGCGGGCCTGAAGGTCTCGTCCCAGGACATCTTCAGTCACCAGACGGTCGCCGAACTCGCCTCGGCGGTGGCCGCCCGCACCCCGGAGGAGAAGGCAGACGTGAGTACGGAGCCGGTCGTCGGAAAGGTGCCGCTGACCCCCATTCAGCGCGCGTTCTTCCGCCGGCACACCATCGCCCCCCACCACTCCACGATGTCCGTACTGGCCGAGCTGACGGAACCGCCGTCGGAGGACGCGCTGCGGGCCGCCCTGGACGCCCTGCTGGACCACCACGACGCCCTGCGCACCCGCTTCACCTCGCTGTACGGCCGCCGGCAGCAGGAGATCCCGGCTCCGGGCGACCGGTGGCCGCTGGAGCGGATCGCGCTGGGCGACGCCGGTGACGAGGCCGTGGAGAAGGCGGCCGCCGCCGCGCAGGGCGGACTCGACCTGGCAGAGGGGCCGTTGGTACGGGCCCTGCTGTTCGACCGGGGCGAGCGGCCCCCGCTGCTCTTCCTGACCGCCCACCACCTGGTCGTGGACGCGGTGTCCTGGCAGGTGCTCCTCGCCGACCTGGAGCGCGGCTACCGGCAGGCGGCCGACGGCGGGCCGGTCGACCTGGGCCCGAAGGGCACATCGTTCCTCCAGTGGTCGCGGCGGCTGTCGGAGCATACCGCCGCGGGCGGCTTCGACGCGGAGCTGGACCACTGGGCGGGTGTGGCGCAGCGTGCCGAGGCCGGAATCCCGGCCGACGCCGCCGGTACGCCGTCCGTCGCGTCGGCGGCGAGCGTACGGGTGAGCCTGGGCGCCGCGGACACCGAGGCGCTGCTGCGGGAGGTCCCGTCCGTCTACCGCACGCAGGTCAACGACGTGCTGCTGTCCGCACTCGGCCGGGTGCTGGCGGACTGGACCGGCCGCGACTCGGTCCTGGTCGATCTGGAAGGCCACGGCCGCGAGGAGTTGTTCGACGGCCTGGAGGTCGGCGCTACGGTCGGCTGGTTCACCAGCAGCTTCCCGGTGGCCCTGGACACCTCGGCCGGGGACGACTGGGGCGCGCTGCTGCGGTCCGTCAAGGAGCAGCTGCGGGCGGTGCCGGGGCGCGGCATCGGCTACGGCGCGCTGCGCCACCTCAGCCCCGCCGGCGCCCCGGCCGAGGTGCTGGCCGAAGGCCCGCAGGCGCAGGTCAGCTTCAACTACCTCGGTCAGCTGACCGGCGCTCCGGGCCGCGACGGCGCCCTGCTGCGCGATGTCCGGCTGGGCTTCGGCACCGAACTCTCGCCCGCCGAGAAGCTGGAATACGGGCTGGACATCGTGGCCTGGGTGCGTGACGGGCAGCTGGAGTTCGAGCTGTTCCACTCCACCGAGGTGCACCACGCCTCGACCGTCGAGCGGCTGGGCGACGCACTGCTGACGGCGCTCCGCGGGCTCGTGGCGCACTGCCGGGACGTGAGCGGCGCGGCGGCCGGTGCCACGCCGTCCGACTTCCCGCTGGCCCGGGTCGAGCAGCAGCTGCTCGACAAGCTCGCCGCCGACGGCGGCCCGCCGGCGGACCTCTACCCGGTCACGCCGATGCAGCACGGCCTGCTGTTCCACAGCCTGACCGAGGAGGGCGACAGCGTTTACGTGGGACAGCTCTCCTTCGTTCTGGAGGGCGGGGTGGACACCGACGCGTTCGCGGCGGCCTGGCAGCGTGCGGCCGAGCGCACGCCGATGCTGCGCACCGCGGTGACCTGGGAGGAGACCGCCGAACCGCTCCAGGTCGTACGGGAGCGGGTGCAGGTGCCGGTGGAGCGGCGCGATCACAGCGCGCTGTCCGAGGGGGACGCCGCCCAGGCGCTGGAATCCTTCCTCGCCGAGGACCGCGCCCGGGGCATCGACCTGACCGCCGCCCCGCTGATGCGGCTGACGCTGATCTCCGAGCCGGACGGCGGGCTGCGGGTGGTGTGGACCTCGCACCATCTGCTGCTGGACGGCTGGAGCACGGCCGAGCTGATCTCCGACGTACTGGACCACTACCTGCTGCTGACCGGGCACGAGCGGCCCGAGCCGGCCGCCCGCCCGCCGTTCCGCGACTACGTGGAATGGCTGGGCCGCCAGGACCTCGCCGAGGCCGAGCGGTACTGGAAGCAGCTGCTCGACGGCTTCACCGCGCCCACCCCGCTGCCGGTCGACCACCGGTCGCAGGACACCGTGCGGGCGGGCACCGAGGCCGCAGCGCGCTTCCAGCTCGACGCGGAGACGACGGCGCGGCTCGACGCGCTCGCCCGGCAGCACCGGCTGACCACCAACACCCTCGCGCAGGGCGCCTGGGCGCTGCTGCTGTCCCGGTACGCGGGCGAGCAGGAGGTCTGCTTCGGCTCCGCCGTCTCCGGCCGCCCGGCCGACCTGCCCGGCGCCGAGTCGATGATCGGGCTGTTCATCAGCAATCTGCCGGTACGGGCCACCGTCCAGGACGACCGGCCCCTGCTGGATTGGCTCGCCGACCTCCAGCGCGGCCAGGTCGCCGCCCGGCAGCACGAGTACGTCTCGCTCGCCCAGATCCGCGGCTGGGCCGACCTGCCCGCCGGGGTGGACCTGTTCGACAGCTATGTGGTCTTCGAGAACTACCCGTACGACGGCGAGATGGGCGCCGAGGGCGGCCTGCGCATCCGCGACGTGCGCTCCCACGAGCCCACCAGCTACGCCATGGTGCTCGCGGTGTTCGCCGGCGACCGGCTGTCCTTCCGGCTCGCCTACGACCCCGCCCTCTTCGAGGAGCGCACCGCCGCCCGGGTCACCGCCGACCTGCGGGCGCTGCTGGAGGACATCGCGCGCGATCCGCACCGTACGCCGCGCGAGTTCGACGCGCTGAGCGAGGGGCACCGCGCCGAGCTGCTGACCCGCCACAACGCGACCGGCACCGAGTTGCTGAGCGAGCTGCCGGTGGCCCGGCAGTTCGCCGCGCAGGCGGCCCGCACGCCGGAGGCGACCGCGCTGGTCCACGAGGGCGGCCGGCTGTCCTTCGGCGAGCTGGACCGCCGGGCCAACCGGCTGGCGCACCACCTGGTGTCCCTCGGCGCCGGTCCCGAGGAGACGGTCGCCGTCTGCCTCGACCGCGGCGCCGACCTGATCGTGTCGCTGCTCGCGGTCCTCAAGGCGGGCGCGGTGTACGCGCCGCTGGACCCGGCCGCACCCGAACGGCGCACCGCGTACCTGCTGGAGGACATCCGGCCGCGGCTGCTGGTGACCGGCGGGCCGGTGGCGGCGGCGCTGCCCGCCGTGCCCGACACCACGACGGTGGTCCGTCCGGACGCCGACCGGCAGGCCGTGGCGGCCCGCCCGGACACCGCGCCGGAGGTGAGCGTGGCGCCCGGCGACGCCGCGTACGTCATCCACACCTCCGGCTCCACCGGGCGGCCCAAGGGCGTGGTGGTCGAACACCGCGGCCTGGCCAACCTGCTGGACAGCCACCGGCGTACGGTCTTCGGGCCGCTCCAGGAGACCAACGGCGGTGCGCCGCTGCGCGTCGCCCACCTGGCCCCAGCCTCGTTCGACGCCTCGTGGAACCCGGTGCTGTGGCTGGTCGCCGGGCATGAACTGCACCTCGTACCGGACGCGGTCCGCCGGGACGCGCACGCCCTGACCGCGTACCGCGCGGCGGAGCGGATCGACTTCCTCCAGACCACCCCGTCGTACTTCCAGCAGCTGGCGGAGACCGGCCTGCTGGCGGACGGGGACCACCCGCTGCGCGGCGTGGCCCTGGGCGGCGAGGCGATCTCCGAGGGCCTGTGGGAGTCGCTGCGATCCCGGAAGGACCTGATCAGCTTCAACTTCTACGGTCCCACCGAGGCCACCGTGGACGCGCTGATCACCCGGGTCTCGGACAGCCCCGTACCGGTGCTCGGCCGCCCCGTGCAGAACACCCGCGCCTATGTGCTGGACGCGGCGGGGCACCTGGCGCCCGTCGGCGCCCCCGGTGAACTCCACCTGGCCGGTGACGGCCTGGCCCGTGGCTATCTGAACCGCCCCGAGCTGACCGAGCGGGCCTTCTTCCCCGCGCCGTTCGACCCCGCCGAGCGGCTCTACCGGACCGGCGACCGGGTACGGCGCCTGTCCGACGGCCGCATCGAGTTCCTGGGCCGCGTCGACGACCAGGTCAAGCTGCGCGGCCACCGCATCGAGCCGGGCGAGATCTGCGCGACGCTGGACGGGCACCCGGCGGTGGCCGAGTCGGTGGTCGTGGTCCGGGGTGAGGGCGACCGGCGGCAGCTGGTCGCGTACTTCACGCACCGGGGTGCCGGTGACGCGGTGCCGACCGCGCCGGAGCTGGCCGGTTTCCTCGCCGAACGGCTGCCCGCGTATCTGGTCCCGGCCGCGTTCGTGGCGCTGGACGCCTTTCCGCTCACCCGGCACGGCAAGGTCGACCGGGACGCGCTGCCCGAGCCGGAGGCCGGGCGGGCGGACGACGCCGGCCGTGTCGCGCCGCGCAACGAGACCGAGCGGCTGGTCGCCCAGATCTGGGCGGAAACCCTGGGCGTCGCGGACGTCGGGGCCCACGACAGCTTCTTCGAGCTGGGCGGGCAGTCCCTGACCAGCGTCAAGGCGCTCACCCGCATCCGTAAGACCTTCGGGGTGCGGCTGGCGTTCCGCAGCCTGCTGGACACGCCCACCGTCTCCGGGGTGGCGCAGATGATCGAGGACAGCCTGCTGGAGCAGCTGGAGAAAGAGGCCGCCGAGGCCGCGGGCGACGCCGTACCGGCGGCGGAGTAGCGGCGGTGCCGCAGTCAAAGGAAGGAGTGTCACCCTGATGTCCCCCTCGCGTGAGGAACGCATAGCGGCGCTGCCCGAGCATCTGCGAGCGCTGCTGCGCAGCAGGCTCTCCGGCGCCGCCGGGACCGACGAGGCCCCCGAGGCCGACGCGGTCCGCCCGGTGCCGCGCGGCGGCCCCCTGCCCATGTCCTTCGCCCAGCAACGCATGTGGTTCCTCCAGGAGTTCGATCCGCTGGCGGTCGGCTACAACTCCAGCTTCGCGCTCCGGCTGCGCGGCACGCTGGACACCGCCGCGCTGCACCGGGCGGTGAACGCGGTGGTGGCCCGCCACGAGTCGCTGCGCACCACCTTCGACTCCATCGACGGCGCACCCGTGCAGATCCCGCACGCGCTGGTTGCCATCGACCTGCCGGTGGTGGACCTGACCTGCGCCGATCCCCTCGAACGGGAGCAGGAGCTGCGGACAGCGGTGGAGCGGGAGAACGCCCGGCCGTTCGACCTGCGGACCGGCCCGCTGCTGCGGACGCTGCTGGTCCGGACGGGCGAGCGGGACCACGTCCTGGTGCTGAGCCTTCACCACATCATTCACGACGGCTGGTCGCTGGGGCTGTTCACGCGGCAGCTCGGCGAGGCGTACGACACCGCGCTGTCCGGCGGTGACCCGCACATCGCGCCCGCCCCGGTGCAGTACGCGGACTTCGCCGTACGGCAGCGGGAGCGGATGTCGGGCGGCGCCCTGGACGACTCGCTCGCGTACTGGAAACAGCAGCTGGACGGGGTCGCCCCGCTCCAGCTGCCCACCGACCGGACGCGTCCGGCGGTGCTGTCGGGGGCGGGCGGCGCGCATATCTTCGAGGTGCCCGCCGGCGTGGTCGCGGGCCTGCGCACGCTCACCGCGCAGACCGGCGCCACCCTCTTCATGACGCTGACCGCCGCGGCCCAACTGCTGCTGGCCCGTTACTCCCGCCAGGAGGACATCGCCGTCGGCACCCCGGTGGCCGGCCGCGGCGGCAGCGGGGAACTGGACGAGCTGATCGGCTGCTTCCTCAACACGCTGGTACTGCGCGGCCGGGTCGAACTGGAGCAGTCCTTCCGGGAGTTCCTGCTGCGAACCCGGGAGACGGTGCTCACCGCCTTCAGCCATGAGGAGGTGCCCTTCGAGCAGATCGTGGACGCGGTCCAGCCGGACCGCGACCCGAGCCGGATGCCGCTGGCCCAGGTCCTCGTCGTCCTCCAGAACATGCCCGAGGCGACGCTCGAACTGTCCGGGGTGACGGTCGAGGTGCTGCAACTCCCGCAGGCCAGCACCGGTTTCGACCTCGTGTGGGCCTTCGAGGAGCGGCCCGACGGCACCCTGTGGGCGGCGGCCGAGTACAGCGCGGACCTCTTCGACGCGGAGACGGTGCGCCGGATGTCCGGCCACCTGGTGAACCTCCTCCGGTCGGTGGCCGCGGCGCCGGACTCCCGTATGGGCCGGCTCGGCCTGCTCGACCCGGCCGAGCACGAGCGGCTGACCCGCGACTGGGCCCGCAACCCGCTGCCGCCCACCGAGGCCGGGCCCGTGCACGCCATGGTGGCCCGGCGCGCCACCGAGCGCCCCGACGCGGTCGCGGTGCGCTGTGGGGACCGGCGGGTGACGTACGGGGAGCTGGACGCCGGAGCCAACCGGCTGGCCCGCCGCCTGGGCGACGAGGGCGTACGGCCCGGTGACGTGGTGGGCGTGTGCTGCGAGCGCGGCCCCGACCAGGTGCTGGCCACGCTCGCCGTACTGAAGGCCGGTGCCGCGTTCCTGCCGCTGCACCCGGCGTTCCCGGCCGCCCGCCGGGCCCTGATGCTCTCGGAGACCGGCGCGTCGCTGGTACTGACCGGGACCGCGCTGCTCGACGGGCTCACCGACGCCGGGGTACGGACCCTCGCCGTCGACGCCGAGCGGCCCCGGCTCGCCGCGTACGACGCCACCGAGCCGGACACCGCCCGTACGGACCCGAAGGACCTGGCGTACATCATCTACACCTCGGGCTCCACCGGCACTCCCAAGGGCGTGCTGCTGCGGCACGGGGGCCTGGCCAACATGATCGACGCGTCCCGGCGGAAGCTGGACGTGGGGCCGGACATGACGGTGTGCCAGCTGTCCGCGCCGAGCTTCGACGGAGCGGTCTGGGAGACCTTCACCGGCCTCGCCTCGGGCGCCGTGCTGGCGCTGCCGGACGACCCGGCGGAGGCGCTCGGCTCCGCGCAGATCACCCGGCTCGCCGACGGGCGGCCCACGGTGCTCAGCCTGCCCCCGGCGGCGCTGGCCGCGGTGGAGCCGCGGGCGCTGCCCGGCGGGTCGGTGATCCTCGCGGTGGGCGACCGCTGCCCCGCCGACCTGGCCCGTACGTGGTCGCGCAGCCACCGCTTCATCAACGGCTACGGGCCGACCGAGAACAGCGTCGGCGCCACCATGTACGAGGGCGACGGGACCGAGCGCGCCGACGCGGCGGATCGCCTGCCGATCGGGCGCCCGCTGCCCAACGTCGAGGTGCACGTCCTGGACGGCTTCGGTAACCCGGTGCCCGCCGGGGTGACCGGCGAGATCCACCTCGGCGGCGCCCAGGTCGCCGCGGGCTACCTGGGGCGCCCCGACCTCACCGCGCGGCGCTTCGTCGCGCACCCCTTCAGCGACGATCCCGAGGCCCGGCTCTACCGGACCGGGGACCTGGCCGCCTGGCTGCCCGACGGGAAGCTGGACTTCCGCGGCCGGGTGGACGACCAGGTCAAGATCCGCGGCTTCCGGATCGAGCCGGGCGAGATCGAGGCCGCGATGGCGCGCCACCCGCGGGTGGCGCAGGCGGCGGTCGTGGTCCGTCCGGGCCCGCGCGGCAAACGGCTGGCGGGCTATGTGGTCCCGGCGTCCGGGGAGGGCACGTCGCTGGCGGCTGAGGTGCACGAGCTGCTGTCCGGCGAGCTGCCCGCCTTCATGGTGCCGAGCACCCTGACCGTACTGCCGGAGCTGCCGCTGACCACCAACGGGAAGGTGGACCGGGCCGCGCTGCCGGAGGAACAGCCGGGCGACGGGCGGCCGGTGACGCGGCCCAGCGGGCCGGTGGAGACCGCGCTGGCCGAGGTCTTCGCGTCCGTGCTGGGCGTCGGGGAGGTCGGCGCGGACGACGACTTCTTCGCGCTGGGCGGTGACTCGATCCTCTCCACCCAGGTCGTCGCGCGCGCCCGGCAGGCCGGGCTGCGGATCACCACGAAGGAGCTCTTCCAGTTCAAGACCGTCGCCGGGCTCGCCCGGGTGGCGCGGGCCGAGGACGCCGGGGGCGGCGCGGACGACGACGCCCACCGGACCGGGCCGGTGCCGCTCACCCCGGTGCAGCACTGGTTCTTCGCCCACCACACCGTCAATCCGCACCACTTCAACCAGTCGGTGCTGCTGGAGCTGGTCCCCGGGGCCGACATCGAGGCGCTGCGCCACGCGCTGGGGCTGCTCATGGAGCGGCACGACGCTCTGCGTACCCGCTTCTCGTACGAGGACGGGGCCTGGCGGCAGGAGATCGGCGCCGAGGCGGACGGCCGGTGGCACTTCCGGCGGGTGGATCTGGCCGGGTTGGACGAGGCGGACGTGGCCGCGCGGACCGAGGAGGAGACCGTCGCCGCGCAGCGCGGGCTGCATCTGACCGACGGGCCGCTGGTACGGGCCGTCCTGTTCGACCGCGGCCCCGGGCACGCCCGACAGCTCTTCCTCACCGTGCACCACTTGGTCGTGGACGGGGTGTCCTGGCGCGTCCTGCTGGACGACCTGCGCCGGGCGTACACCCGGCTCGCCGCCGGGCAGGACGCGGACCTGGGCCCGCGCAGCACCTCCTTCGGGCAGTGGGCGCACCGGCTGCGCGAGCACACCGCCACCGGCGGGTTCGACGACGAACTGGCCTACTGGCGCGGCCTGCCGGCCGCCGACGAGCCGGCGGACACCGGAACCTTCGCCGAGCGCCGTACCGTGCACGACGGCCTCGACGCGGCCGACACCGAGGTGCTGCTGCGCCGGGTTCCGGGCGTGCTGCGGGCCAAGGTGGACGAGGTACTGCTGGCCATGCTCGGCCAGGCGCTCAGCGGCTGGGACGGCACCGTACCGGCCCTCGTGGACCTGGAGGGACACGGCCGGGAGGACATCCTCGACGGCGTCGATCTCAGCGGCACCGTGGGCTGGTTCACCACCATCCACCCCGTCGCGCTCGACGTGCCCAAGGACGCGGCCCCCAAGGACGCCGTACGGGCCGTCAAGCGGCAGCTGCGCACCCTGCCCCGGCACGGCATCGGGTACGGCGCCCTGCGCCACCTGACGTCCGGTACGGGTCCGGCCGAACCGGCCCTGCCGCCCGCCCACGCCCGGATCGCCTTCAACTACCTCGGCCAGTGGGACGGGCAGCTCCCCGACGGCGACGCCCTGGTGGCCCGCCAT includes:
- a CDS encoding non-ribosomal peptide synthetase encodes the protein MSPSREERIAALPEHLRALLRSRLSGAAGTDEAPEADAVRPVPRGGPLPMSFAQQRMWFLQEFDPLAVGYNSSFALRLRGTLDTAALHRAVNAVVARHESLRTTFDSIDGAPVQIPHALVAIDLPVVDLTCADPLEREQELRTAVERENARPFDLRTGPLLRTLLVRTGERDHVLVLSLHHIIHDGWSLGLFTRQLGEAYDTALSGGDPHIAPAPVQYADFAVRQRERMSGGALDDSLAYWKQQLDGVAPLQLPTDRTRPAVLSGAGGAHIFEVPAGVVAGLRTLTAQTGATLFMTLTAAAQLLLARYSRQEDIAVGTPVAGRGGSGELDELIGCFLNTLVLRGRVELEQSFREFLLRTRETVLTAFSHEEVPFEQIVDAVQPDRDPSRMPLAQVLVVLQNMPEATLELSGVTVEVLQLPQASTGFDLVWAFEERPDGTLWAAAEYSADLFDAETVRRMSGHLVNLLRSVAAAPDSRMGRLGLLDPAEHERLTRDWARNPLPPTEAGPVHAMVARRATERPDAVAVRCGDRRVTYGELDAGANRLARRLGDEGVRPGDVVGVCCERGPDQVLATLAVLKAGAAFLPLHPAFPAARRALMLSETGASLVLTGTALLDGLTDAGVRTLAVDAERPRLAAYDATEPDTARTDPKDLAYIIYTSGSTGTPKGVLLRHGGLANMIDASRRKLDVGPDMTVCQLSAPSFDGAVWETFTGLASGAVLALPDDPAEALGSAQITRLADGRPTVLSLPPAALAAVEPRALPGGSVILAVGDRCPADLARTWSRSHRFINGYGPTENSVGATMYEGDGTERADAADRLPIGRPLPNVEVHVLDGFGNPVPAGVTGEIHLGGAQVAAGYLGRPDLTARRFVAHPFSDDPEARLYRTGDLAAWLPDGKLDFRGRVDDQVKIRGFRIEPGEIEAAMARHPRVAQAAVVVRPGPRGKRLAGYVVPASGEGTSLAAEVHELLSGELPAFMVPSTLTVLPELPLTTNGKVDRAALPEEQPGDGRPVTRPSGPVETALAEVFASVLGVGEVGADDDFFALGGDSILSTQVVARARQAGLRITTKELFQFKTVAGLARVARAEDAGGGADDDAHRTGPVPLTPVQHWFFAHHTVNPHHFNQSVLLELVPGADIEALRHALGLLMERHDALRTRFSYEDGAWRQEIGAEADGRWHFRRVDLAGLDEADVAARTEEETVAAQRGLHLTDGPLVRAVLFDRGPGHARQLFLTVHHLVVDGVSWRVLLDDLRRAYTRLAAGQDADLGPRSTSFGQWAHRLREHTATGGFDDELAYWRGLPAADEPADTGTFAERRTVHDGLDAADTEVLLRRVPGVLRAKVDEVLLAMLGQALSGWDGTVPALVDLEGHGREDILDGVDLSGTVGWFTTIHPVALDVPKDAAPKDAVRAVKRQLRTLPRHGIGYGALRHLTSGTGPAEPALPPAHARIAFNYLGQWDGQLPDGDALVARHLDHGGQDHEPAERRLYELEIAAAVEHGRLDLSCAYSPARHDAAVVAGLLRTVADGLRELVRSCA